In the genome of Penaeus vannamei isolate JL-2024 chromosome 26, ASM4276789v1, whole genome shotgun sequence, one region contains:
- the LOC138866529 gene encoding DNA-directed RNA polymerase subunit beta''-like, protein MYSEYKNRMYSEYKNRMYSEYKNRMYSEYKNRMYSEYKNRMYSEYKNRMYSEYKNRMYSEYKNRMYSEYKNRMYSEYKNRMYSEYKNRMYSEYKNRMYSEYKNRMYSEYKNRMYSEYKNRMYSEYKNRMYSEYKNKMYSEYKNRMYSEYKNRMYSEYKNRMYSEYKNRMYSEYKNRMYSEYKNRMYSEYKNRMYSEYKNKMYSEYKNRMYSEYKNRMYSEYKNRMYSEYKNRMYSEYKNRMYSEYKNRMYSEYKNRMYSEYKNRMYSEYKNKMYSEYKNRMYSEYKNRMYSEYKSRMYSEYKNRMYSEYKNRMYSEYKNRMYSEYKNRMYSEYKNKMYSEYKNKMYSEYKSRRE, encoded by the coding sequence ATGTACAGTGAATACAAGAACAGAATGTACAGTGAATACAAGAACAGAATGTACAGTGAATACAAGAACAGAATGTACAGTGAATACAAGAACAGAATGTACAGTGAATACAAGAACAGAATGTACAGTGAATACAAGAACAGAATGTACAGTGAATACAAGAACAGAATGTACAGTGAATACAAGAACAGAATGTACAGTGAATACAAGAACAGAATGTACAGTGAATACAAGAACAGAATGTACAGTGAATACAAGAACAGAATGTACAGTGAATACAAGAACAGAATGTACAGTGAATACAAGAACAGAATGTACAGTGAATACAAGAACAGAATGTACAGTGAATACAAGAACAGAATGTACAGTGAATACAAGAACAGAATGTACAGTGAATACAAGAACAAAATGTACAGTGAATACAAGAACAGAATGTACAGTGAATACAAGAACAGAATGTACAGTGAATACAAGAACAGAATGTACAGTGAATACAAGAACAGAATGTACAGTGAATACAAGAACAGAATGTACAGTGAATACAAGAACAGAATGTACAGTGAATACAAGAACAGAATGTACAGTGAATACAAGAACAAAATGTACAGTGAATACAAGAACAGAATGTACAGTGAATACAAGAACAGAATGTACAGTGAATACAAGAACAGAATGTACAGTGAATACAAGAACAGAATGTACAGTGAATACAAGAACAGAATGTACAGTGAATACAAGAACAGAATGTACAGTGAATACAAGAACAGAATGTACAGTGAATACAAGAACAGAATGTACAGTGAATACAAGAACAAAATGTACAGTGAATACAAGAACAGAATGTACAGTGAATACAAGAACAGAATGTACAGTGAATACAAGAGCAGAATGTACAGTGAATACAAGAACAGAATGTACAGTGAATACAAGAACAGAATGTACAGTGAATACAAGAACAGAATGTACAGTGAATACAAGAACAGAATGTACAGTGAATACAAGAACAAAATGTACAGTGAATACAAGAACAAAATGTACAGTGAATATAAGAGcagaagagagtaa